CTGTGTAGTCGGCTCACTCTTGTATTACTCTTTTCTGCGCTGGTGGTAACCGGTTATGGTCAGCGCATTGTTGGCTATACCACCTCATGGGTCAACAATGCCAACCAGATTGATTATGCCAAGCTTACGCACATCAATTACTCCTTTGCGCTGCCCACGGCAAGTGGTGGATTGGAGCCTGTATCTAACCCTGCAAAACTCAACAGTGTCGTTAGCCAGGCCCATAGCCAGGGTGTAAAAGCTCTGATCGCTATTGGAGGCTGGGATCTCGGCGACGGCGGTGGCAACGACAGTCGTTTTGAAGTCCTCGCGTCTACGGCCGCGGGCAGAAATAACTTCGTCAATAGTGTCATCAGCTTTATACAGCAGTACAACCTCGATGGTGCTGACATTGACTGGGAGTTTCCCGATGCTGTCAACGGAAACCCTGATCCGAATTTCACTGCTTTAATGAGTGCGCTTTCAAGTGCCTTGCATAGTCGCGGCCTGCTGCTCACCGCTGCAGTCAATGCTTCTGCATGGGCCGGTGCCGGTATTAGCAGCGAAGTGTTCCAGCACGTTGACTGGCTGAATATTATGGCCTATGACGGGGACGCCGGTGCTGGGCACTCGCCTTACAGCTATGCAGAAAGTGCATTGAATTATTGGAAAGGCCGGGGTTTACCCGCCAATAAAGCCGTGCTGGGTGTACCGTTCTACGCCAGGCCAAGCTGGAATACATACAGCACATTGCTGGCCCAGGGTGCCGACCCCTACGCCGACTACTTTAATGGAGATTATTACAATGGTATCAATACCATTAAGGCCAAAACCAATCTGGGTGTGCAGCAGGGCGGCGGTATCATGATCTGGTCTATAGACCATGATGTGCAAAATCAGTATTCACTGTTAACCGCCATTTACGAAGAGATGGACACGCCTCCGCAAAATGATCCGGTCACTGTTTACAGGCATTGCGACTTTGGCGGGCAGGCTGTAGGGCTTCCTACGGGCAGCTATACACTGGCGCAGTTACAGGCCAGAGGTGTGATTGACAATGACATATCATCGGTTAAGGTGCAATCAGGCTATAAAATCACCTTCTACGCTTCTGACAACTTCTCAGGAACATCGGTAGTAAAAACAGCCGATGACAACTGTCTTGTGGATGATAGTTTCAATGACGCTGCCACTTCTGTGATCGTAAGTCAGAATTCCGGTGGCTTTTCACAAACCATACAGGCGGAAAGCTACAGCAACATGTCAGGCGTTCAGCTCGAAGGCACTTCAGATGCCGGTGGCGGCCAGAACGTGGGTTGGATAGATACAGGCGACTGGATGGCTTATAGCAATATCAACATCCCGACCTCAGGTACCTACCTGATAGAGTACAGAGTGGCCAGCCAGAATGGTGGTGGTGTGTTGTCACTTGATATAAACGCAGGAGCTACAGTATTAGGCACCAGGAGCATTGGCTCAACCGGTGGATGGCAAAACTGGACTACGGTATCTCATACGGTAAATATCAATGCCGGCACTTACAACTTCGGTATTTACGCACAAACCGGAGGCTGGAACATTAACTGGTGGAAGATCACACGCCAGTCATCAGCAACAGGGGCAAGAATAGCTCAAGATAACAAAAACATGCCTACTGATAATCAGATAGTTAACGATATGATTTATCCAAATCCTTTTAGCAATACCATTCAGGTACAGACGAAAGGTCAAAATACGCGAATAACTATTAATGATGCTCTGGGACATGAAGTGATACCTCCAACAGAAGTTAGTTCAGGAGAGGCTATTGATCTCTCCCATTTAAAGCAAGGGCTTTATTTTATCCGAATTGACTCTGAGGAAGGTCATGAAATTCTGCGCCTTATCAAACAGTAAACTATTCAACCAAACAATAAACCAATGAAAAAACTAAAACAAATTTCAATTATTACCCTGGCATGGCTGAGTATAGGGTGGTATGCCCACGGGCAGCAAAAAAATGATGCCATTGACCTCGGAAGCCTCAAAGCCTTTCAACAATCACTTGAGGAAAAAGTGACCAAAGGCACCAGCCAAAGCCGGACAAATCCGCTCATTACAGTACAAACCCCGCAAAACCAACTCGAATTGAATGTGGAGTATCAAAGTGAAAGCGGAAGTGAGTTCACGCTGGTTGGTGATGTGGACAACATCAAAAACAGTAGCTTTTACATCAAACTTGTAAATGGTGAGTTGCGCGGAAACATTGTTTTAAAAGACCAAAAGCTGGCTTATGAATATTTCTCGGACGCCAGTGGCAGAGCCTATATTCACCAAAAAGACATAGATAAAGTGCTATGTATTGAATATCCTGCAAAGTCTGCCTCCAAGGTGCCAGATGCGGCTGAGACACAATCCAATTTTGAGGTGGCAGCCAGTGTTTATGACTTGCAAAGTTTGCCTGGCGCTTATGGCTGCGTGCTCCTGGACTTTGATGGTTATTACCTGCCTCCCGGGACAGGATGGATTAATGGTAATTCGCTGAATGCTGCACATTCAGGTATGTCTGATGCTCAGATACAAGAGGCCTGGGACCTTATCAGTGAAGATTTTCGTCCGTTCAATGTTAATATTACCACCAGCCAGGCAGTATATGACTCTTACCCGCAAAACAGAAGGCAAAGATGTGTATTCACCCCCACTAATAATGCTGCCCCCGGTGCAGGTGGTGTGGCTTTCGTGGGTGCTTTTGGCTATCAGGATTGGCCTTGCTGGGTGTTCATCCTTTCCGGAAAAGCCGGAGGTGAGGCAGCTTCACATGAAATTGGCCACACACTTGGCCTGGGTCACGACGGAAGAACAAACCCCAACGAAGGTTACTTTGCCGGGCATGGAGACTGGGCTCCCATTATGGGTGTAGGCTATTACAAGCCAATTACCCAATGGAGTCGAGGTGAGTATGCTTATGCAAATAATACTCAAAATGACCTCAGCATTATGGCTGGGTATGTGGGCTTTAGAGGTGACGACCATGGCAACAACTTCAGTTCTGCTACCAACATCTCCAACAATGCTGCCGGTAACATT
This region of Fulvivirga ulvae genomic DNA includes:
- a CDS encoding glycosyl hydrolase family 18 protein encodes the protein MKNYLFRRAGLCSRLTLVLLFSALVVTGYGQRIVGYTTSWVNNANQIDYAKLTHINYSFALPTASGGLEPVSNPAKLNSVVSQAHSQGVKALIAIGGWDLGDGGGNDSRFEVLASTAAGRNNFVNSVISFIQQYNLDGADIDWEFPDAVNGNPDPNFTALMSALSSALHSRGLLLTAAVNASAWAGAGISSEVFQHVDWLNIMAYDGDAGAGHSPYSYAESALNYWKGRGLPANKAVLGVPFYARPSWNTYSTLLAQGADPYADYFNGDYYNGINTIKAKTNLGVQQGGGIMIWSIDHDVQNQYSLLTAIYEEMDTPPQNDPVTVYRHCDFGGQAVGLPTGSYTLAQLQARGVIDNDISSVKVQSGYKITFYASDNFSGTSVVKTADDNCLVDDSFNDAATSVIVSQNSGGFSQTIQAESYSNMSGVQLEGTSDAGGGQNVGWIDTGDWMAYSNINIPTSGTYLIEYRVASQNGGGVLSLDINAGATVLGTRSIGSTGGWQNWTTVSHTVNINAGTYNFGIYAQTGGWNINWWKITRQSSATGARIAQDNKNMPTDNQIVNDMIYPNPFSNTIQVQTKGQNTRITINDALGHEVIPPTEVSSGEAIDLSHLKQGLYFIRIDSEEGHEILRLIKQ